In Hemibagrus wyckioides isolate EC202008001 linkage group LG21, SWU_Hwy_1.0, whole genome shotgun sequence, the following proteins share a genomic window:
- the LOC131342497 gene encoding uncharacterized protein LOC131342497 — MFRSMNSEEHFSKRGSVPTSASLEVRSDSWASSWISMLSAVSRPAWSLLQKYLPGKSQAWSSEARKSDIDFGHKLMAGLDHLMPPDQSPTHLRVAYVHCQHENGAFLTSGDVETLRWMTTDSLRDLGIEDAVNMNFKALQTEPVKDRYQASTWNFLSRFLAPKEGNHAEFTQPKLGVLYPSQTTRATNTWWWQGLWRSDDPQSALKTQPALYQTKNSAGAETKSLHCGERHSSGHCEPGCQGSAVALDKLVEPLGHSNEAEWTCSEYAGLSRFKESADHTSLHTVRLEFLPNSDYLPLAHEHSAVEHQVGIRAAAACSEVAVLTPDQDNGYSSLEEESASARQCKMNGVCELLDLEGSTASQAGDHGHGGEEDKSAGNTHCERVENKEEDKEEEKVQNAEPAIVHEALPVQSTPCCQNKAIAYIMGSPCSDESDVEDNSVQDSDDDDGFDSDVLDSCSDSEDMDDSDDEDEEDEEDSESEEIDSESERLLNSLFQTKDPYNPRNFTASIRTSRKLGESATNTCTVGSPVEPESLLCSSPLSPPSPLEGTQKDAESSEEAGSSVDEAESLRLWNSFSCSSDPYSPMNFQAAISTRQPHRQRCKKERPVEPLVYRKEEAEERMDSGFSETAVQGLGSAGVVRLKKVTFIEEVEEFYASSDEERHGPWEEYARDRCRFQRRVQEVEESISYCLTPSFRLNIFQRRYPSS; from the exons atgtttagAAGTATGAACTCAGAGGAACACTTCTCTAAGAGGGGTTCAGTGCCCACTTCTGCTAGCCTGGAGGTGAGGAGCGACAGCTGGGCTAGCTCCTGGATTAGCATGCTGTCAGCAGTGTCGAGGCCTGCGTGGTCGCTTCTTCAGAAATATTTGCCTGGAAAATCGCAGGCTTGGTCCAGCGAGGCAAGAAAATCAGACATTGACTTTGGACATAAGCTTATGGCAGGTCTCGATCACCTTATGCCTCCTGACCAGAGTCCCACTCACCTGCGTGTAGCTTATGTTCACTGTCAGCATGAAAACGGCGCGTTTCTCACTTCCGGCGATGTAGAAACTCTGCGCTGGATGACCACAGACTCTCTGAGAGACCTGGGGATTGAAGACGCCGTGAATATGAATTTTAAGGCTCTACAAACAGAACCAGTGAAGGACAGGTACCAAGCATCGACATGGAATTTTCTCAGTAGGTTTCTGGCACCAAAAGAAGGAAACCACGCTGAGTTCACGCAGCCCAAGTTGGGTGTTTTGTATCCAAGTCAAACCACAAGAGCCACTAACACCTGGTGGTGGCAGGGGCTTTGGAGATCGGACGACCCTCAAAGCGCCCTCAAAACACAACCTGCTTTGTACCAGACTAAAAACTCTGCTGGTGCTGAAACAAAGTCCCTGCATTGTGGAGAGCGCCACAGTAGTGGTCATTGTGAGCCGGGTTGCCAGGGGTCAGCTGTTGCACTTGATAAGCTGGTAGAACCGTTAGGACACAGCAACGAGGCTGAATGGACATGCAGCGAATATGCTGGACTTTCACGCTTCAAAGAGTCAGCTGACCATACAAGCCTTCACACAGTCAGGCTGGAATTTCTCCCGAACTCGGACTACCTTCCATTAGCTCATGAGCACAGCGCTGTAGAGCATCAAGTTGGTATCAGAGCTGCTGCCGCCTGCAGTGAGGTGGCGGTTCTGACCCCGGACCAGGACAATGGCTACTCTAGTTTGGAGGAAGAAAGTGCCAGTGCAAGGCAGTGTAAGATGAACGGCGTATGTGAATTGTTGGACCTTGAAGGTTCTACTGCTTCTCAGGCTGGCGATCATGGGCACGGAGGAGAGGAGGACAAATCTGCAGGGAATACTCATTGTGAGAGGGTTGAGAACAAAGAGGAAGACAAGGAGGAGGAAAAAGTGCAAAACGCAGAGCCTGCGATTGTACATGAGGCTTTGCCAGTTCAGTCCACTCCTTGCTGTCAGAACAAGGCGATCGCTTACATCATGGGCAGCCCCTGCAGCGACGAGTCAGACGTGGAAGACAACAGCGTTCAGGACAGTGACGATGATGACGGCTTTGACAGCGACGTCTTGGACAGCTGTTCTGACTCCGAGGACAtggatgatagtgatgatgaggatgaagaagatgaggaggatTCAGAATCTGAAGAAATTGACTCTGAGAGTGAGAGACTGTTGAATTCATTGTTCCAAACAAAGGACCCCTATAACCCTCGCAACTTCACAGCCTCTATCCGGACATCCAGGAAACTCGGTGAATCTGCCACAAATACATGCACAGTGGGATCCCCAGTAGAGCCCGAATCCCTTTTGTGTTCCTCTCCATTGTCCCCTCCTTCACCTCTGGAAGGAACCCAGAAAGATGCGGAGTCCAGCGAAGAAGCCGGTTCGTCTGTGGACGAAGCTGAGAGCCTGAGGCTTTGGAACTCCTTCAGCTGCTCATCGGATCCCTACAGTCCAATGAACTTTCAGGCGGCAATCAGTACTCGGCAGCCACACAGACAGCGCTGTAAGAAAGAGAGACCGGTCGAGCCTCTGGTCTATAGGAAAGAGGAGGCGGAGGAGAGGATGGACAGCGGCTTCTCAGAGACAGCTGTTCAGGGCCTCGGAAGTGCTGGAGTTGTCAGACTGAAAAAG GTGACGTTCATCGAGGAGGTGGAGGAGTTCTACGCCAGCAGTGACGAGGAGCGGCACGGCCCGTGGGAAGAATACGCCCGAGACCGCTGTCGCTTCCAGCGTCGCGttcaggaggtggaggagagcaTCAGTTACTGCCTGACTCCCAGCTTCCGCCTTAACATCTTTCAAAGACGCTATCCTAGTAgctga